The following proteins are encoded in a genomic region of Colletotrichum higginsianum IMI 349063 chromosome 9, whole genome shotgun sequence:
- a CDS encoding Short-chain dehydrogenase, which translates to MTASKITVPITQAPPYRVHEGKTAIITGGARSIGAAIAQNLASKGANVVLVYLTEASNAPAATLAAELSKAHNVKALPVRADFSTPDGCARIVAAVKSELPPNAKTGKPQVDILVNCAALFHAMPLEAVNVEDFHKVYSINVLGPILLTQAVKPLLPTDRSGRIVNVSSVGSKVGLEYLTLYGGSKGALEAMTRTWARELKENCTVNSCNPSSTMTDMLRGAPDEAKQAISSWYPLTPLCGIRDWDSDEQKEMAEKYGGRAGYPEEIAGIVGMICSPESGWMTGCLISANGGQWMAS; encoded by the exons ATGACCGCCTCCAAGATCACCGTTCCCATCACGCAAGCCCCTCCGTACAGGGTACATGAGGGCAAGACGGCCATCATCACGGGCGGCGCGAGGA gcatcggcgccgccatcgcccagAACCTTGCCTCCAAGGGCGCcaacgtcgtcctcgtctaCCTGACCGAGGCCTCGAacgcgcccgccgccacgctcgccgccgagctgtcCAAGGCGCACAACGTCAAGGCGCTCCCGGTGCGGGCCGACTTCAGCACGCCCGACGGCTGCGCTCGgattgtcgccgccgtcaagagCGAGCTGCCGCCCAACGCCAAGACGGGCAAGCCGCAGGTCGATATCCTCGTCAACTGCGCCGCCCTCTTCCACGCCATgcccctcgaggccgtcaacgtcgaggACTTCCACAAGGTCTACTCCATCAACGTCCTGGGCCCCATCCTGCTCACCCAGGCCGTCAAGCCGCTGCTGCCCACCGACCGCTCCGGCCGCATCGTCAACGTGTCGAGCGTCGGCTCCAAGGTCGGTCTCGAGTACCTGACGCTGtacggcggcagcaagggCGCGCTCGAGGCCATGACGCGCACCTGGGCCCGCGAGCTCAAGGAGAACTGCACCGTCAACTCGTGCAACCCCAGCTCCACCATGACGGACATGCTCCGCGGCGCCCCGGATGAGGCCAAGCAGGCCATCTCGAGCTGGTACCCGCTGACGCCGCTGTGCGGCATCCGCGACTGGGACTCGGACGAGCAGaaggagatggccgagaaGTACGGCGGCCGCGCCGGTTACCCCGAGGAGATCGCGGGCATCGTCGGCATGATCTGCTCGCCCGAGAGTGGGTGGATGACGGGATGCCTGATCAGTGCTAACGGAGGACAATGGATGGCCAGTTAG